Genomic window (Bacteroidales bacterium):
TCTTCTTTGATACCTTTGAGCGGATATAGCTTTTCTCTGTATTCCTGCCGTGTGCGCGCTTTGTATTCCGTTATATCATCTATATTGGCATAAGTAGGAGCGAAGGCTGCGAGTTTTCTTCGGGATCTCCTTTCCCCGGAATTGTTACTATAAAGGACCTTGGCTGAATAGGAATAACCCATATCATATTTTTTTATCAGATAAGCCAGATCATTATAACGGATTTCGTCAAATGTTGTATTTTCGGTAACCAATACCTCAAAAGGCAGATAAGAGAGAAGCTCGTCAGGTATAATGGTTAACTTTTGATTGGAGTCGAGATTCAAAGGTTGTATAAGTTTTGAATATAAATGGTAAGCCAGGGTGTTGTATTTTTGAAAGTCTTTGGTGGAGTGATTTGAAAAATTCCTGGCAGATAGGAAATTGCGCAATTCTAATACCTTATTTGTAAAAGTGGTATCGACGGGAATGGTTTTTAATTGGAAATCATCCTTTTCTATCAGAAAGGCATAAATGTTGCTTTCTGTAAGTACGTATTCAATGAGGGTTTCCCCTGATTTAACCTTTTTTTGTATATTGCTAACCTTCATTGGGCTTTGCTCATATTTCAGGGAGTGATATTTGGGGTATTCTTCTTCAAATTTATCAATAAGGGCCTCATATTCCCTGTTTAATTCAAAGAGCCGTTCATCCCATAAGTTTAGCCTCGATTCGTTCGGTTCTCTTTTCTTGCGTTCTTCAAATATGAGTTCTTCATAAGTCCAAATGTCTTTTTTTAGTTGATCTTCCTTTTTCTCCAGACTGTCGGGGATGTTGCCCATATTGAGCGCCTGGTTAAACTGCATGGCTTCATATAGTACTGCGGCCTTGCTTTCTTCTGCATACCGGAAGGCTTTGTTTAGATATTGGCGTTCACTTGTACGATTATATAGCTCAATGGCGGTTTCTATGGTATTTATGAAAGTTTCTCTTTCATTGGCTGTAAGGTTCAGCTTGCTGCCCTGGCTCTGGTAATCCGTTCTGAGCTCGCCGATTGTTTTCAGGGCCAGTTCATAAGTGATTAATGCTGCCTTCAGGTTTTGTTTGCGATTTTGCTTCAGATTAGCAAGGGTTTTGGCTTTTCTTTTCAGTATATTCACCAGTTGAGATTTGGAGAAGACGTTTTCCGGCTCCGGATTGGCTTGTATGGTGGTATCATTGAAATGCCCGGATAGGGAAATCAATGCCCGCTGATAATATTGTAATGCCTGTGTGTAGTTCCCTCTTAAACGACATAACACTCCCACGTACTCGTAACATCTGGATGTTTCTGGATTCGTTTTTCCCAAATGGGTGATGGTTAAATCCAGAGATTTATGTATTAATTTTTTTGCTTCTTCATATTCTTTTTGGTCC
Coding sequences:
- a CDS encoding CHAT domain-containing protein, producing the protein IILITGIFLLPQGLYAIPPAKQNPVPGDLRDSIQWYKNEGIRHAQGGKLENAKNLFLKELTYKEKAYPDKHPKIANTYTNLGVVNKMQGKFEKALQYYQKADKIYSENPDFNPKKVGTNLQNMANIYALYQDYEKAESYYNRSIKLFKKDSTNNIDRLGMVYNNLGIFYKEHGLHRKAITFYEKSIRLKKRVNPEALYVTYGNLANSYRLLGNYKKAEEHFINAINQGIQQFGKTFYLLYHHYLNYGILKLDQKEYEEAKKLIHKSLDLTITHLGKTNPETSRCYEYVGVLCRLRGNYTQALQYYQRALISLSGHFNDTTIQANPEPENVFSKSQLVNILKRKAKTLANLKQNRKQNLKAALITYELALKTIGELRTDYQSQGSKLNLTANERETFINTIETAIELYNRTSERQYLNKAFRYAEESKAAVLYEAMQFNQALNMGNIPDSLEKKEDQLKKDIWTYEELIFEERKKREPNESRLNLWDERLFELNREYEALIDKFEEEYPKYHSLKYEQSPMKVSNIQKKVKSGETLIEYVLTESNIYAFLIEKDDFQLKTIPVDTTFTNKVLELRNFLSARNFSNHSTKDFQKYNTLAYHLYSKLIQPLNLDSNQKLTIIPDELLSYLPFEVLVTENTTFDEIRYNDLAYLIKKYDMGYSYSAKVLYSNNSGERRSRRKLAAFAPTYANIDDITEYKARTRQEYREKLYPLKGIKEEAQRITRIIKGDTYMDGRATEEAFKDQSENYDILHLAMHTLVNDEDPMYSKMAFTQEKESKEDGFLNTYEIYNLELNSRLAVLSSCNTGTGKLQKGEGVISLARGFKYAGCPSIVMTMWPVEDNSSIRLMEYFYEVLADGEHKDHALRKAKIKFLENSDPLHAHPYFWSGYILIGDKTPLYNFSRIWWMGGGTAFLIIVAVLFFTGKRYLRQVF